A single region of the Mycobacterium lentiflavum genome encodes:
- a CDS encoding PPE domain-containing protein codes for MTQPQTLNVEYAELIARAHEIEELLPPIPSTNPQAPCALSMASDAVTQLGLSADSIRLYLKGCEREWKTLAKTLRSAAKAYEEIDEGAADAINNEGTPNSLHGNGPMSALDDSDMPWDPPAPRPAPPLADDPYYEVRQATMAIEAGDQGAACKIFAQEWHAFQFALQEIPYRFRPFTSWEGDARTAVEQNFELQRQWIASMVQLCCTLRDQANDIADAQKKIRPASGTATQDFNGNYTIPEEHPGPGDILFVENTYKAGVEDHMQALIQTSIEWYAILQKKSETALKFYRNKTALPPLNPPMFPTAAGAAEAVDHGSGGSDGIDFGDLPDGLPSGDGLSGLPAMPALPSGGMPAMPNASLPSGAAVPPLPAAGKGLPKGAQVKPASLGGIGGGGGVAVPKLPLQSWTNTGASAGAAAAPVGAGGGIPVPSAYAKLNGAGVGMSGGMGGGMPMGGAGGQGQGAGKGKRVQSEDQALYTEDRAWTEGVIGRRRA; via the coding sequence ATGACACAGCCGCAGACGCTCAATGTGGAATACGCCGAGTTGATTGCCCGGGCCCACGAAATCGAGGAACTGCTCCCTCCCATTCCGTCCACTAACCCGCAGGCGCCGTGTGCCCTTTCGATGGCTTCTGACGCCGTCACGCAACTCGGACTTTCCGCCGATTCAATCCGGCTGTACTTGAAGGGCTGCGAGCGGGAATGGAAAACTCTGGCGAAAACCCTGCGGAGTGCGGCCAAGGCCTATGAAGAGATCGATGAGGGAGCCGCGGATGCCATAAACAACGAGGGGACGCCGAACTCGCTGCACGGAAATGGCCCGATGTCGGCCCTCGACGACTCGGACATGCCGTGGGACCCGCCGGCGCCCCGACCCGCGCCGCCGCTCGCCGACGACCCTTACTACGAGGTCAGGCAGGCGACGATGGCGATCGAAGCCGGCGACCAGGGCGCGGCGTGCAAGATATTCGCCCAGGAATGGCACGCCTTCCAATTTGCGCTGCAGGAGATCCCCTACCGGTTTCGCCCATTTACCTCCTGGGAGGGCGACGCGAGGACGGCCGTCGAGCAAAATTTCGAACTGCAGCGGCAGTGGATAGCTTCGATGGTGCAGTTGTGCTGCACGCTCCGCGACCAGGCCAACGACATCGCCGACGCGCAGAAAAAGATCCGGCCCGCCAGCGGGACGGCTACACAAGATTTCAACGGGAACTACACCATTCCTGAGGAGCATCCCGGGCCCGGTGACATCTTGTTTGTCGAAAACACATACAAGGCCGGCGTGGAAGACCATATGCAGGCGCTCATTCAAACGTCGATCGAGTGGTATGCGATTCTGCAGAAAAAGTCGGAGACAGCGCTGAAGTTTTACCGCAACAAGACGGCATTGCCACCGCTGAATCCGCCGATGTTCCCGACCGCGGCCGGTGCCGCGGAGGCAGTCGACCATGGCTCCGGTGGTTCCGACGGCATCGACTTCGGGGATCTGCCGGACGGACTGCCGTCGGGTGACGGGCTTTCCGGCCTGCCCGCGATGCCCGCATTGCCGAGCGGTGGGATGCCGGCGATGCCCAACGCGTCGCTGCCCAGCGGTGCCGCCGTGCCGCCGCTGCCCGCGGCGGGGAAGGGCCTGCCGAAAGGGGCGCAGGTCAAGCCGGCGTCATTGGGTGGCATCGGTGGTGGCGGCGGGGTCGCCGTCCCGAAGCTGCCCTTGCAGTCCTGGACGAACACCGGGGCGAGCGCTGGGGCCGCCGCGGCGCCAGTGGGTGCTGGCGGTGGGATCCCGGTCCCGTCCGCGTACGCCAAGCTGAACGGCGCGGGCGTTGGTATGAGCGGTGGTATGGGCGGCGGGATGCCGATGGGCGGCGCCGGCGGTCAGGGTCAAGGCGCCGGCAAGGGCAAGCGGGTGCAAAGTGAGGACCAAGCGCTCTACACCGAAGACCGGGCGTGGACTGAGGGCGTGATCGGCCGACGTCGCGCCTAG
- a CDS encoding FAD-dependent oxidoreductase, with amino-acid sequence MRRFHVAIVGSGPSGFFAAASLLKAADASGEIDVAVDMLEMLPTPWGLVRSGVAPDHPKIKSISKQFEKIAGDPRFRFFGNVAVGEHVAPAELGERYHAVVYAIGAQSDRSLKIPGEELSGSMAAVEFVGWYNAHPHFESATPDLSGARAVVIGNGNVALDVARILVTDPRALAETDIADHALESLRPCGVEEVVIVGRRGPLEAAFTTLELRELADLEGVDIIVDPAQLEGISDADAEAAGKTTKQNIKVLRNYASREPRPGHRRMVFRFLTSPIEIKGDDKVEGIVLGRNELVADQSGRVSAKDTGEREELPAQLVVRSVGYRGMPTPGLPFDDKTATIPNTNGRVEGSRNEYVVGWIKRGPTGVIGTNKKDSQDTVDTLMTDLTGADELSAFPDDHADKLADWLASRQPKLVTSAHWDMIDAHERAAGEPHGRPRVKLPNLTELLRIGHG; translated from the coding sequence ATGCGTCGATTTCATGTCGCCATCGTCGGCTCCGGACCATCGGGATTCTTCGCCGCAGCATCTTTGCTGAAGGCGGCCGATGCCTCCGGTGAGATCGATGTCGCCGTCGACATGCTCGAGATGTTGCCGACACCGTGGGGACTGGTGCGCTCCGGCGTGGCACCCGACCATCCCAAGATCAAGTCGATCAGCAAGCAGTTCGAAAAGATCGCCGGTGATCCCCGCTTCCGGTTCTTCGGCAATGTTGCGGTAGGTGAGCACGTGGCTCCCGCCGAACTCGGCGAGCGCTACCACGCCGTGGTTTATGCGATCGGCGCGCAATCGGATCGCTCGTTGAAGATTCCCGGCGAAGAATTGTCGGGCAGCATGGCCGCCGTCGAATTCGTGGGCTGGTACAACGCCCATCCGCACTTCGAGAGTGCGACCCCGGATCTGTCCGGGGCCCGCGCCGTCGTGATCGGCAACGGCAACGTGGCCCTCGACGTCGCCCGGATCCTGGTCACCGATCCCCGCGCGCTGGCCGAGACCGATATCGCTGATCACGCGCTGGAATCCCTGCGCCCGTGCGGTGTGGAGGAAGTGGTGATCGTCGGCCGGCGCGGGCCCTTAGAGGCCGCCTTCACCACGCTGGAGTTGCGCGAACTGGCCGACCTCGAAGGGGTCGACATCATCGTCGATCCCGCGCAGCTGGAGGGCATCAGCGATGCGGACGCGGAGGCCGCCGGCAAGACCACGAAACAGAACATCAAGGTGCTGCGCAACTACGCCAGCCGCGAACCCCGCCCGGGACACCGGCGCATGGTGTTCCGGTTCCTGACCTCTCCGATCGAGATCAAGGGTGACGACAAGGTGGAGGGAATCGTCCTCGGCCGCAACGAGTTGGTCGCGGACCAGAGCGGGAGAGTATCGGCCAAGGACACCGGGGAGCGCGAGGAGCTGCCGGCTCAGCTGGTGGTGCGATCGGTCGGTTATCGCGGCATGCCCACCCCGGGGCTGCCCTTTGACGACAAGACCGCGACCATCCCCAACACCAACGGCCGGGTCGAGGGCAGCCGCAACGAATACGTGGTCGGCTGGATCAAGCGGGGGCCGACCGGCGTCATCGGCACCAATAAGAAGGACTCTCAGGACACCGTCGACACCCTGATGACGGATCTGACCGGGGCCGACGAACTGTCCGCATTCCCGGATGACCATGCCGACAAATTGGCCGACTGGCTGGCCTCGCGCCAACCGAAGCTGGTCACCTCGGCCCACTGGGACATGATCGATGCCCACGAGCGTGCGGCCGGCGAACCGCACGGGCGTCCCCGCGTCAAACTGCCCAACCTCACCGAGCTGCTGCGCATCGGCCACGGCTGA
- the prfB gene encoding peptide chain release factor 2 has translation MEPDRQADIAALDSALTTVERVLDVDGLRSRIEKLEQEASDPKLWDDQANAQRVTSELSHTQGELRRIEQLRQRVDDLPVLYELAAEEGAEKEGADALAEADAELKALRADIEAAEVRTLLSGEYDEREALVTIRSGAGGVDAADWAEMLMRMYIRWAEQHKYGVEVFDTSYAEEAGIKSATFAVHAPFAYGTLSVEQGTHRLVRISPFDNQSRRQTSFAEVEVLPVVETTDHIEIPEGDLRVDVYRSSGPGGQSVNTTDSAVRLTHIPTGIVVTCQNEKSQLQNKVAAMRVLQAKLLERKRLEERAELDALKGDGGSSWGNQMRSYVLHPYQMVKDLRTEYEVGNPAAVLDGDIDGFLEAGIRWRNRKDDD, from the coding sequence GTGGAACCCGACCGTCAAGCCGATATCGCCGCCCTCGACTCCGCCCTGACCACGGTGGAAAGGGTGCTCGATGTGGACGGTCTGCGCAGCCGCATCGAGAAGCTCGAGCAAGAGGCGTCCGATCCCAAACTGTGGGACGACCAGGCCAACGCGCAGCGGGTGACCAGCGAGTTATCGCACACCCAGGGCGAGTTGCGCCGCATCGAGCAGCTGCGTCAGCGGGTCGACGATCTGCCGGTGCTCTACGAGCTGGCCGCCGAGGAGGGCGCGGAAAAAGAGGGAGCCGACGCCCTCGCCGAGGCGGACGCCGAGCTGAAGGCCTTGCGCGCCGACATCGAAGCCGCCGAGGTGCGCACCCTGCTGTCGGGGGAGTACGACGAGCGCGAGGCGCTGGTGACCATCCGCTCCGGCGCGGGCGGGGTGGACGCCGCGGACTGGGCCGAGATGCTGATGCGGATGTATATCCGGTGGGCCGAGCAACACAAGTACGGCGTCGAGGTGTTCGACACGTCTTACGCCGAAGAAGCCGGAATCAAGAGCGCCACCTTCGCCGTGCACGCACCGTTTGCCTACGGCACGTTGTCGGTGGAACAAGGCACCCATCGGCTGGTGCGGATCAGCCCGTTCGACAACCAGAGCCGGCGTCAGACATCCTTCGCCGAAGTCGAGGTGCTGCCGGTGGTGGAGACCACCGATCACATCGAAATTCCGGAAGGCGATCTGCGTGTCGACGTGTACCGATCCAGCGGTCCCGGGGGGCAGTCGGTGAACACCACCGACTCGGCGGTTCGACTCACCCACATCCCGACCGGTATCGTCGTGACTTGCCAGAACGAAAAGTCGCAATTGCAGAACAAAGTTGCGGCGATGCGGGTTCTGCAAGCAAAGTTGTTGGAGCGCAAGCGTTTAGAAGAACGTGCTGAGCTGGACGCGCTCAAAGGTGACGGCGGCAGCTCCTGGGGTAACCAGATGCGCTCCTATGTATTGCATCCGTATCAGATGGTCAAGGATCTGCGGACCGAGTACGAGGTCGGCAATCCGGCGGCCGTCTTGGACGGGGACATCGACGGATTCCTGGAAGCTGGGATCCGGTGGCGCAACCGAAAAGATGACGACTAA
- a CDS encoding acyl-CoA dehydrogenase family protein: MTDTVSGSNTSRPRAKGRGRKTGVGMQPHRRTGIDITLALLTPLVGQEFLDKYHLRDPMNRGLRYGTKTIFSTAGAASRQFKRVQDLRSGPTRLKSSGKDYYDLRPDDDQKMIVETLEEFAEEVLRPAAPEADEAASYPPDLIAKAAELGITAINIPEDFDGIAAHRSSVTNVLVAEALAYGDMGLALPILAPGGVAAALTHWGSANQQATYLPEFAGENVPQACVAIAEPQPLFDPTRLKTTAVRTPSGYRLDGVKSLVPAAADAELFIVGAQLNGKPALFIVESGAKGLTVKADPSMGIRAAALGQLELSGVSVPLNARLGEDAATDEDYSEAIALSRLGWAALAVGTSHAVLDYVVPYVKEREAFGEPVARRQAVAFMCANIAIELDGLRLITWRGAARAEQGLPFIREAALAKRIGTDKGMQIGLDGVQLLGGHGYTKEHPVERWYRDLRAIGVAEGVVVI; the protein is encoded by the coding sequence ATGACGGACACTGTCTCCGGTTCGAATACTTCCCGTCCACGCGCAAAAGGGCGCGGCCGCAAGACCGGCGTCGGGATGCAACCGCACCGCCGCACCGGGATCGACATCACCCTGGCGCTGCTCACCCCGCTCGTCGGCCAGGAATTTCTGGACAAATATCACTTGCGCGACCCGATGAACCGGGGCCTGCGCTACGGCACCAAGACGATCTTTTCCACCGCCGGTGCCGCGTCACGCCAGTTCAAGCGGGTCCAGGACCTGCGCAGTGGACCCACCCGGCTGAAGTCCAGCGGCAAGGACTACTACGACCTGCGGCCCGACGACGACCAGAAGATGATCGTCGAGACCCTCGAGGAATTCGCCGAAGAGGTACTGCGGCCCGCGGCACCCGAGGCCGACGAGGCGGCGAGCTACCCGCCCGACTTGATCGCCAAGGCGGCCGAACTCGGCATCACCGCGATCAACATCCCGGAGGACTTCGACGGAATCGCCGCACACCGCTCCAGTGTCACCAACGTGCTAGTGGCCGAGGCATTGGCCTACGGCGACATGGGTTTGGCACTGCCCATCCTGGCGCCCGGCGGCGTGGCAGCCGCGCTGACCCACTGGGGCAGCGCGAACCAGCAAGCCACCTACCTGCCCGAGTTCGCCGGCGAGAACGTCCCGCAGGCGTGTGTGGCCATCGCCGAACCCCAACCGCTGTTCGACCCCACCCGATTGAAGACGACGGCGGTGCGCACACCGAGCGGATATCGGCTCGACGGGGTGAAGTCGTTGGTCCCGGCCGCGGCCGATGCGGAGCTGTTCATCGTCGGCGCACAACTGAATGGCAAGCCCGCGCTGTTCATCGTGGAATCGGGCGCCAAAGGCCTTACCGTCAAGGCGGATCCGAGTATGGGGATCCGGGCCGCCGCCTTGGGTCAGCTCGAGCTGTCCGGGGTGTCGGTGCCGCTGAATGCCCGCCTTGGCGAGGACGCAGCCACCGATGAGGACTACTCCGAGGCGATAGCGCTGTCCCGGCTGGGCTGGGCGGCGCTGGCGGTCGGCACCTCGCACGCGGTTCTCGACTACGTCGTCCCGTACGTGAAGGAGCGCGAGGCCTTCGGTGAGCCGGTGGCTCGCCGTCAGGCCGTGGCGTTCATGTGCGCCAACATCGCGATCGAGCTGGATGGGTTGCGGCTGATCACCTGGCGCGGCGCCGCGCGTGCCGAACAAGGGCTTCCGTTTATCCGCGAAGCCGCGCTGGCCAAGCGGATCGGCACCGACAAGGGCATGCAAATCGGCCTGGACGGCGTACAACTGCTCGGCGGCCACGGCTACACCAAAGAACACCCCGTCGAACGCTGGTACCGCGACCTGCGGGCCATCGGCGTCGCCGAGGGCGTCGTCGTTATCTGA
- a CDS encoding GNAT family N-acetyltransferase codes for MRVRRATAADAAACADIYRPYVLDTAITFETDVPAAAEMAERIVKALAMHEWLVLEAEGNVVGYAYAQQFNPRAAYRWAVETSIYLAQDGRRAGGGRLLYTELLHRLAERGFRQAFAGIAQPNEASNALHSAFGFAPAGYYRRVGWKLDAWHDVEWWQLDLLGPDAEAAPPRPIAT; via the coding sequence ATGCGGGTTCGACGCGCGACCGCGGCCGACGCCGCGGCGTGTGCCGACATCTATCGGCCGTACGTGCTGGACACCGCGATCACCTTCGAGACCGACGTGCCGGCGGCGGCGGAGATGGCGGAGCGCATCGTGAAAGCGCTGGCGATGCACGAATGGCTGGTGCTCGAAGCGGAAGGCAACGTTGTGGGCTATGCCTATGCGCAACAGTTCAATCCGCGCGCTGCCTACCGATGGGCCGTCGAGACGAGCATCTATCTCGCCCAGGACGGGCGACGCGCCGGCGGCGGCAGGTTGCTCTACACCGAACTGCTGCATCGGCTGGCAGAGCGCGGCTTTCGGCAGGCGTTCGCCGGCATCGCGCAACCCAACGAGGCCAGCAACGCGCTCCATTCGGCCTTCGGATTTGCCCCGGCCGGTTATTACCGGCGCGTGGGGTGGAAATTGGACGCGTGGCACGATGTCGAATGGTGGCAGCTCGATCTGCTCGGACCGGACGCCGAGGCGGCGCCGCCGCGTCCGATCGCTACTTGA
- a CDS encoding acyl-CoA dehydrogenase family protein translates to MAINLELPRKMQAVIDKAHQGAAEMMRPIARKYDVHEHAYPVELDTLSNLFSGAAESNAVGLAGAEAFRSSESKEENRNGSNMAAVLQTMEASWGDAAMMLSMPYQGLGNAAISGVATDEQLQRLGRVWAAMAITEPGFGSDSAAVSTTARLDGDEYVINGEKIYVTAGSRATHIVVWATLDKSQGRPAIKSFIVPRDHPGVSVERLEKKLGIKGSDTAAIRFDNARIPKDNLLGNPEIQSGQGFSGVMETFDNTRPVVAGMAIGIARAALEELRKILTEAGVDISYDRPAHAQSAAAAEFLRMEADWESAYQLTLRAAWQADNKIPNSKEASMAKAKAGRVGTDVTLKAVELAGTTGYSEQTLLEKWARDSKIMDIFEGTQQIQQLVVARRLLGLSSAELK, encoded by the coding sequence ATGGCAATCAATCTGGAACTGCCCCGCAAGATGCAAGCGGTGATCGACAAGGCACACCAGGGCGCCGCGGAGATGATGCGCCCGATCGCCCGCAAATACGACGTTCACGAGCACGCCTATCCGGTGGAGCTGGACACCTTGTCCAACCTGTTCTCCGGAGCCGCCGAATCCAATGCCGTGGGCCTAGCGGGCGCCGAGGCGTTCCGCAGCAGCGAGAGCAAGGAGGAAAACCGCAACGGCTCCAACATGGCGGCGGTGCTGCAGACAATGGAGGCCAGTTGGGGCGACGCGGCGATGATGCTCTCGATGCCCTATCAGGGCCTGGGCAACGCGGCGATCAGCGGCGTGGCCACCGACGAGCAGCTGCAGCGGCTGGGTCGGGTCTGGGCCGCGATGGCCATCACCGAACCGGGCTTCGGCTCCGACTCGGCGGCGGTCTCCACCACCGCCAGGCTGGACGGCGACGAATACGTGATCAACGGCGAAAAGATTTACGTCACAGCCGGTTCGCGAGCCACGCACATCGTGGTCTGGGCGACACTGGACAAGTCGCAGGGTCGCCCGGCGATCAAGTCGTTCATCGTGCCCCGCGACCATCCCGGGGTCAGCGTCGAGCGGCTGGAGAAGAAGCTCGGCATCAAAGGCTCCGACACCGCCGCGATCCGGTTCGACAACGCGCGGATCCCAAAGGACAATCTGCTCGGCAACCCGGAAATCCAATCGGGCCAAGGATTTTCCGGTGTCATGGAGACCTTCGACAACACCCGGCCCGTGGTCGCCGGCATGGCCATCGGCATCGCCCGCGCCGCCCTGGAGGAGCTGCGCAAGATCCTGACGGAGGCGGGGGTCGACATCTCCTACGACAGGCCCGCACACGCCCAAAGCGCCGCCGCGGCCGAATTCCTGCGGATGGAGGCCGACTGGGAGTCGGCCTACCAGCTGACCCTGCGCGCGGCGTGGCAGGCCGACAACAAGATTCCCAACTCCAAAGAAGCGTCGATGGCCAAGGCCAAGGCAGGCCGGGTCGGCACCGACGTCACCCTGAAAGCGGTCGAATTAGCCGGCACCACAGGCTATTCGGAGCAGACGCTGTTGGAGAAGTGGGCACGTGACTCGAAGATCATGGACATCTTCGAGGGTACCCAGCAGATCCAGCAGCTCGTGGTGGCCCGCCGGCTGCTGGGCCTGTCCTCCGCCGAACTCAAGTAG
- a CDS encoding WS/DGAT/MGAT family O-acyltransferase produces the protein MNRLTTLEAGFLKAEDADPRVSLAIGGLAVIEGPAPDQDTLMSAFAVRIRACPRFGQRLRLRPFDLGAPQWVEDLGFDIGRHVRRVALPQPGGDQELFRVVADLMARRLDRDRPLWEIWVVEGLNDGRWAMLTKVHHCMADGIAATHMLAGLCDDGVSDRFARHIGPKRDTKTPAAEVNPLAILGGLWNASTSVAAGAARAVHGAADIAIGLLRSAPSPLNGRIGDLRRYSGARVPLADIEQVCGAFDVTINDVALAAITESYRNVLVKRGERLQPGSLRTLVPVSTRSPDALDKTDNRVSVLLPELPIDEENPLQRLRIVHSRLVRMKAGGQRQAGNAFVAMANRVPFAFAGWALGLLTRLPQRGVVTLATNVPGPRRPLQVMGNKVLGVFPVPPIAMQLRTGVAMLSYADDLFIGILADYDEVADVDELARGIEAAVARLVAISKRRKAHYTRGPLSLVV, from the coding sequence ATGAACCGCCTGACCACACTAGAAGCCGGTTTCCTCAAAGCCGAAGATGCCGATCCGCGGGTCAGCTTGGCGATCGGGGGACTGGCGGTCATCGAAGGCCCGGCACCGGACCAGGACACGCTGATGTCGGCGTTTGCCGTGCGGATACGCGCCTGCCCCCGCTTCGGGCAACGGTTGCGGTTGCGGCCGTTCGACCTGGGCGCTCCGCAGTGGGTGGAGGATCTCGGCTTCGACATCGGTCGGCACGTGCGGCGTGTTGCGCTGCCGCAGCCCGGAGGCGACCAGGAGTTGTTCCGGGTGGTCGCCGATTTGATGGCGAGGCGTCTGGACCGCGATCGACCGTTGTGGGAGATCTGGGTCGTCGAAGGTCTCAACGACGGCCGATGGGCGATGCTGACCAAGGTCCACCACTGCATGGCCGATGGGATCGCGGCCACCCATATGCTCGCCGGACTGTGCGATGACGGAGTCAGCGACCGGTTTGCCCGGCACATCGGGCCGAAGAGGGATACGAAAACGCCTGCGGCAGAAGTCAACCCGCTGGCCATTCTGGGCGGGCTGTGGAACGCGTCGACCTCGGTGGCCGCTGGCGCCGCGCGAGCGGTCCATGGCGCCGCGGACATCGCCATCGGTCTGCTGCGCTCGGCTCCGTCACCGCTGAACGGGCGGATCGGCGATTTGCGCCGATACAGCGGGGCGCGAGTGCCGCTGGCCGACATCGAGCAGGTGTGCGGGGCGTTCGACGTGACCATCAACGATGTTGCGCTAGCGGCAATTACAGAAAGCTACCGCAACGTGCTGGTCAAGCGCGGTGAGCGATTGCAGCCGGGGTCGTTGCGCACCTTGGTGCCGGTGTCGACGCGGTCCCCCGATGCGTTGGACAAGACCGACAACCGAGTTTCCGTGCTGCTTCCGGAGTTGCCGATCGACGAAGAGAACCCGCTGCAGCGACTGCGGATCGTGCATTCGCGACTGGTCCGGATGAAGGCCGGCGGACAACGTCAGGCCGGAAATGCGTTCGTGGCCATGGCCAATCGCGTTCCGTTCGCGTTCGCCGGGTGGGCGCTCGGGTTGCTGACGCGGCTGCCGCAACGCGGCGTCGTGACGCTGGCCACCAACGTTCCGGGTCCGCGGCGCCCCCTACAAGTGATGGGCAATAAGGTGCTGGGCGTATTCCCGGTGCCGCCTATCGCGATGCAACTGCGAACCGGTGTCGCGATGCTCAGCTACGCCGACGACCTGTTCATCGGAATTCTTGCCGACTATGACGAGGTGGCCGACGTCGACGAGTTGGCGCGCGGGATCGAAGCCGCGGTAGCTCGCCTGGTGGCCATCAGCAAGCGGCGCAAGGCTCATTACACCCGCGGACCATTGTCCCTGGTCGTGTGA
- the hisN gene encoding histidinol-phosphatase — protein sequence MSQDDLALAMTLADHADRLTRDRFGALDLRVDTKPDLTPVTDADRAVEAEVREVLARERPDDSVVGEEFGGTPSFTGRQWIVDPIDGTKNFVRGVPVWASLIALLDDGVPVVGVVSAPALQRRWWASRGQGAFVSVDGAPPRRLSVSSVAQLDSASLSFSSLSGWAERGLRDRLIDLTDAVWRVRAYGDFFSYCLLAEGAVDIAAEPEVSVWDLAALDILVREAGGTFTGLDGIAGPHRGDAVATNGLLHEHVLRSLGVK from the coding sequence ATGAGTCAAGACGATCTCGCTTTGGCGATGACGCTTGCCGACCATGCGGACAGACTGACTCGCGATCGGTTCGGCGCGCTGGACCTGCGCGTCGACACCAAACCAGACCTGACCCCGGTGACCGACGCCGACCGGGCGGTTGAAGCTGAGGTCCGCGAAGTGCTGGCGCGCGAGCGACCCGACGACAGCGTCGTCGGCGAGGAGTTCGGCGGGACTCCCAGCTTCACCGGCCGGCAATGGATCGTCGACCCGATCGACGGCACCAAGAATTTCGTGCGCGGGGTTCCGGTGTGGGCCAGCCTGATCGCACTGCTCGACGACGGCGTGCCCGTAGTCGGTGTCGTGAGCGCGCCGGCGCTGCAACGACGGTGGTGGGCATCCCGCGGCCAAGGCGCCTTCGTCTCGGTCGACGGCGCACCGCCGCGGCGTTTGTCGGTTTCCTCAGTGGCACAGCTGGATTCGGCGAGCCTGTCGTTTTCCAGCCTGTCGGGTTGGGCCGAACGCGGCCTACGGGACCGCCTCATCGACCTGACCGACGCCGTGTGGCGGGTGCGTGCGTATGGCGACTTCTTCTCGTATTGCCTACTCGCCGAGGGCGCCGTGGATATCGCGGCGGAACCAGAAGTCTCGGTGTGGGATCTGGCAGCACTCGACATCCTGGTACGCGAGGCCGGCGGGACATTCACCGGCCTGGACGGCATCGCGGGCCCTCATCGCGGCGACGCCGTGGCGACGAACGGCCTGCTGCACGAGCACGTATTGCGCAGCCTGGGTGTGAAGTAG
- a CDS encoding pyridoxamine 5'-phosphate oxidase family protein — protein MTDEPAVVLSEDESWRRLGGVALGRLVTSFAGEPEIFPVNYAVQDRTVLFRTAEGTKLFSAVGNSVVVFEADDHDVAEGWSVIVRGRARVLKTAADIEQADRAQLMPWTATVKKHYVRVTPTDITGRHFTFGPEPDPHASFA, from the coding sequence ATGACTGATGAGCCCGCGGTCGTTTTGTCGGAAGACGAGAGTTGGCGCCGGTTGGGCGGCGTCGCCTTGGGCCGGCTAGTGACCAGCTTCGCCGGTGAACCCGAGATCTTCCCGGTGAACTACGCGGTGCAAGACCGAACGGTGCTGTTCCGCACCGCCGAGGGCACCAAGTTGTTTTCCGCCGTGGGGAACAGCGTGGTGGTGTTCGAGGCCGACGACCACGACGTCGCCGAAGGCTGGAGCGTGATCGTCCGGGGCCGCGCGCGAGTGCTGAAGACCGCGGCGGACATCGAGCAAGCCGACCGCGCCCAGCTGATGCCGTGGACGGCGACCGTCAAGAAGCATTACGTCCGGGTGACCCCGACAGATATAACGGGGCGCCACTTCACATTTGGACCGGAACCGGATCCGCACGCATCGTTTGCCTGA
- a CDS encoding oxidoreductase, protein MDTFPLGRYSVARIGFGAMQLPGPGVMGPPRDRDEALAVLRRAVERGVNHIDTAQFYGPDVANQLIREALHPYPEDLALVSKVGGRRDDAGAWLPVDEPAELRRDIETNLRSLGVDQLAAVNLRLFESDGPDQLFDEQLSVMIDARDEGLIGGIGLSNINREHLLHALERTEIACVQNAFNLVQRDAAAVLEECTRRGIAFVPFFPLGAAFVQPNPVLSHELVRSAAQRLGRTPAQVALAWTLGVAPNVLLIPGTSSLGHLEENLDVASIELDDDTREQLNAVAA, encoded by the coding sequence ATGGATACCTTTCCACTTGGTCGCTATTCGGTCGCCCGCATCGGTTTCGGGGCGATGCAACTGCCCGGTCCAGGGGTGATGGGGCCGCCGCGCGATCGCGACGAGGCGCTGGCGGTGTTGCGCCGGGCCGTCGAACGGGGCGTCAACCACATTGACACCGCCCAGTTCTACGGCCCCGATGTCGCCAATCAGCTCATCCGCGAAGCGCTGCACCCGTATCCGGAAGATCTGGCATTGGTGAGCAAGGTCGGCGGGCGCCGCGATGATGCCGGCGCCTGGCTGCCGGTCGACGAGCCGGCAGAGCTGCGCCGCGACATCGAAACGAACTTGCGCAGTCTCGGCGTCGATCAGTTGGCCGCAGTCAATCTGCGACTGTTCGAAAGCGACGGCCCGGACCAGCTTTTCGACGAGCAGCTTTCGGTGATGATCGATGCCCGTGACGAGGGATTGATCGGCGGCATCGGGCTGAGCAACATCAATCGCGAGCACCTGCTGCATGCGCTGGAGCGCACCGAGATCGCCTGTGTGCAAAACGCTTTCAATCTTGTTCAGCGGGACGCCGCGGCGGTGCTGGAGGAGTGCACCAGGCGCGGAATCGCGTTCGTTCCGTTCTTCCCGTTGGGCGCGGCGTTCGTGCAGCCGAACCCGGTGCTCAGTCACGAGCTGGTGCGCAGCGCCGCGCAGCGGCTCGGGCGCACGCCCGCGCAGGTCGCGTTGGCATGGACGCTCGGTGTGGCGCCCAACGTGCTGTTGATTCCGGGTACCTCGTCGCTTGGGCATCTCGAGGAGAATCTCGACGTCGCCTCGATCGAACTCGACGACGACACCCGCGAGCAGCTGAACGCGGTCGCTGCCTGA